One window of Amaranthus tricolor cultivar Red isolate AtriRed21 chromosome 11, ASM2621246v1, whole genome shotgun sequence genomic DNA carries:
- the LOC130827326 gene encoding uncharacterized mitochondrial protein AtMg00810-like, translated as MALNNHRELGTTRLIDSFFIDSGFERSPNEPTLYVNKQGNFDFLVVCLYVDDIIHMGSNEVLVEEFKTCMMHKFEMLDLGLLHYFLGVEGVQCEEGIFISQQKYGVNLLKKFNMLKCKPAPIPMNVNEILISEDGIGFANARHYRSVVGGLIYLSHTRPDISFSISIISKFMHNPSLQHYGAAKQILRYVAGMTNHGIWYTKKEDFRLLGYSDNDWPGYKED; from the coding sequence ATGGCCTTAAACAACCACCGAGAGCTTGGTACAACAAGATTAATTGACTCCTTCTTTATTGATAGTGGCTTTGAAAGGAGTCCTAATGAGCCAACTCTTTATGTTAACAAGCAAGGTAACTTTGATTTTCTTGTGGTTTGcctttatgttgatgacataaTACATATGGGTTCTAATGAAGTTCTTGTGGAGGAGTTCAAAACATGCATGATGCATAAGTTTGAGATGTTAGATTTGGGTTTATTACATTATTTTCTTGGAGTTGAAGGGGTTCAGTGTGAAGAAGGAATTTTTATTTCTCAGCAGAAGTATGGAGTTAATTTGTTAAAGAAGTTTAATATGCTTAAATGTAAGCCAGCACCTATTCCTATGAATGTTAATGAGATACTCATAAGTGAAGATGGTATTGGTTTCGCTAATGCAAGACATTATAGGAGTGTAGTTGGTGGTCTTATTTACCTATCTCACACTAGACCTGATATATCATTCTCTATAAGTATTATTTCTAAGTTCATGCACAACCCATCACTACAACATTATGGTGCAGCTAAGCAAATTTTGAGATATGTTGCTGGAATGACTAATCATGGAATTTGGTATACAAAAAAGGAAGATTTTAGATTACTCGGTTATTCCGATAATGATTGGCCAGGCTATAAAGAGGATTGA